The Algoriphagus sp. TR-M9 genome has a window encoding:
- a CDS encoding ring-cleaving dioxygenase has translation MKPLIKGIHHITAIAGNPQQNVDFYTGILGLRLVKKTINFDAPDVYHFYFGDELGSPGTVFTTFPFKGARKGTKGTGELTYTAFSIPKNSLDYWIERLKKFRIPVSDVLTRFGEKLIRFEDHDSMGIELVANDEDDRAGWTYGQVPIEYSIKGFYGATLNLRAKELTEKLLTEHMDYRFIGEENGRFRYGIAGKPGDIIDIVVDKSGSRGMQSAGTVHHIAFRTENSASQLEVQEILMNNGYQVTEVKDRNYFNSIYFREPGGVLFEVATDEPGFAIDEEEAHLGELIKLPDWAEPSRERIEASLTPVKLNIESYA, from the coding sequence ATGAAACCACTAATTAAAGGTATACATCACATTACTGCGATTGCCGGTAACCCTCAGCAAAATGTGGATTTTTACACCGGGATCCTAGGACTGAGGCTGGTGAAAAAAACCATCAATTTTGATGCCCCGGATGTTTATCACTTCTATTTTGGGGACGAGCTTGGCAGTCCAGGGACCGTCTTTACTACTTTTCCTTTCAAAGGAGCTAGAAAGGGCACCAAGGGAACTGGAGAGCTTACCTATACTGCTTTCTCCATTCCGAAGAATTCTCTGGATTACTGGATTGAGCGCCTGAAGAAATTCCGAATCCCGGTTTCAGATGTACTTACCCGATTTGGTGAAAAGTTGATCCGATTTGAAGATCATGACAGTATGGGAATAGAGCTGGTTGCAAATGATGAGGATGATAGGGCAGGCTGGACCTATGGGCAAGTGCCGATAGAGTATTCCATCAAGGGGTTTTACGGAGCGACTTTAAACCTCAGAGCAAAGGAACTCACCGAAAAGCTACTGACTGAGCACATGGATTATCGTTTTATTGGAGAGGAAAATGGACGATTCCGATACGGTATAGCCGGTAAGCCTGGCGATATCATAGATATAGTTGTAGACAAATCGGGCAGCCGTGGTATGCAGAGTGCCGGTACAGTTCATCACATTGCTTTCCGCACAGAAAATTCCGCTTCGCAATTAGAAGTCCAAGAAATTTTAATGAATAATGGCTATCAAGTGACTGAGGTGAAGGATAGAAATTATTTTAACTCTATTTATTTTAGGGAACCCGGTGGAGTACTCTTTGAGGTCGCTACAGATGAACCGGGTTTTGCGATCGATGAAGAAGAAGCTCATTTGGGAGAATTGATCAAATTGCCAGACTGGGCAGAACCTAGTCGGGAAAGAATAGAAGCTAGCCTGACTCCAGTTAAATTAAACATTGAATCGTATGCCTAG
- a CDS encoding metallophosphoesterase family protein, with amino-acid sequence MIKILHTADWHLGKRLQEYSRLEEQKLVLEEIQQIADREEVDLILLAGDIFDTFNPNHEAVELLYKSLRRLSKGGKRPIIAISGNHDSTQFVEAPDPLAREMGIFFYGKYDTVIPTGKLDNGIEITQSATGFVEMKLPQIDFPVRIILAPYANEVSMKTYLGEGDREEEFRNLMGAKWNEIAEQYCDEKGVNLFAGHFFFMKEGEKPEAEPESERPILHVGGTQALFTRNIPYQIQYAALGHLHRYHAVGHEHCPVVYSSSPLAYSFSEADQQKQVVIIEAEPEKPVTFTPVGLKEGRPLYRKTFDKLTDTLAWLEENPYCFVELTYITESSIEAATRKAIMKAHDGIVNLIPQIKNPLGRENTSLQVEDLGKDMESLFKLFYESDKGQEPNEELLTIFKEVISQNNEA; translated from the coding sequence ATGATCAAAATCCTCCACACAGCCGATTGGCACCTGGGCAAAAGATTGCAAGAATACTCCAGACTAGAAGAGCAAAAGCTGGTTTTAGAAGAAATCCAGCAGATCGCAGATAGAGAAGAAGTGGATCTGATCCTATTAGCGGGTGATATTTTCGATACCTTCAATCCCAATCACGAAGCTGTAGAATTGCTTTACAAATCACTCCGCAGGCTCTCCAAAGGCGGCAAACGGCCGATTATCGCCATCTCCGGAAATCATGACAGTACGCAATTTGTCGAAGCCCCGGATCCACTGGCCCGCGAAATGGGCATATTCTTTTATGGAAAATACGACACCGTCATCCCAACTGGAAAGTTGGATAATGGTATAGAGATCACACAGTCTGCAACAGGTTTTGTAGAGATGAAACTGCCCCAAATTGACTTTCCAGTTCGAATCATTTTAGCTCCTTATGCCAATGAGGTTTCGATGAAAACTTACTTGGGCGAAGGAGATCGTGAGGAGGAATTCCGCAATTTGATGGGTGCAAAGTGGAACGAGATTGCAGAGCAATACTGCGATGAAAAAGGAGTAAATCTCTTTGCCGGACACTTTTTCTTTATGAAAGAAGGAGAAAAACCGGAAGCCGAACCAGAATCTGAGCGACCGATTCTTCATGTTGGCGGAACACAGGCTCTTTTCACCAGAAATATCCCTTATCAAATCCAATATGCAGCTTTAGGTCATTTACATCGCTACCATGCGGTAGGGCACGAGCATTGTCCAGTGGTATATTCCAGTTCGCCTCTCGCTTACTCTTTTAGCGAAGCAGACCAGCAAAAGCAAGTGGTGATCATCGAAGCCGAACCAGAAAAACCTGTCACCTTTACGCCAGTCGGGTTAAAAGAAGGAAGACCACTTTACCGCAAAACCTTCGATAAACTAACAGATACCCTGGCATGGCTTGAAGAAAATCCCTACTGCTTTGTAGAGTTGACTTACATCACGGAAAGTTCCATAGAAGCGGCCACCCGAAAAGCAATCATGAAAGCCCACGACGGAATCGTGAACCTGATCCCTCAGATCAAAAATCCTTTGGGCCGGGAAAACACCAGTTTGCAAGTAGAAGACCTAGGAAAAGATATGGAAAGCCTCTTCAAACTTTTCTATGAAAGCGACAAAGGCCAGGAGCCAAACGAAGAATTGCTCACAATTTTCAAAGAAGTCATCAGCCAAAACAACGAAGCATGA
- a CDS encoding YceI family protein, which produces MSTTKWTIDPTHSEVAFKVKHLVISTVTGYFKKFEGSAESESEDFDGASVSFTADIDSIDTNQSDRDNHLKSSDFFDAENHPKLKFEGKIANDGGDYKLVGDLTMRGTAKQVELDVDFGGVAGDPYGQTKAGFEIEGKINRKDFGLSWSAVTEAGSVVVSDQVRLLLSVQLVKQA; this is translated from the coding sequence ATGAGTACTACAAAATGGACTATCGACCCTACACACTCTGAAGTTGCATTCAAAGTAAAACACTTAGTGATCTCCACCGTGACTGGTTATTTCAAGAAATTTGAAGGTAGCGCTGAAAGCGAATCAGAGGATTTTGATGGAGCAAGCGTATCCTTTACGGCTGATATTGACAGCATAGATACCAATCAGTCAGATAGAGATAATCACCTGAAGTCTTCGGACTTTTTCGATGCAGAAAACCATCCTAAATTGAAATTTGAAGGCAAGATCGCGAACGACGGAGGAGATTATAAACTGGTAGGTGACTTGACTATGAGAGGCACTGCCAAGCAAGTTGAGCTGGATGTTGATTTCGGTGGAGTAGCAGGTGATCCATATGGACAGACTAAAGCTGGGTTCGAAATTGAAGGTAAAATCAACAGAAAAGATTTTGGTCTTTCATGGTCAGCAGTGACAGAAGCGGGAAGCGTAGTGGTAAGTGATCAAGTTCGGTTGCTGCTAAGTGTGCAGCTGGTAAAGCAGGCTTAA
- a CDS encoding efflux RND transporter periplasmic adaptor subunit encodes MKNLNALFFCSLLVFMSSCEKEQEQVEEAPTESFRNEVAATEVNVAMAELKSFDYLIQATGKLEAGAEVMSVIEQAGYLLEVNVREGQFVQKGELLARLDATESEFRLEKAKIALRNANAEYESAKMGFAALFASENKEQQEVVDEQLKAKSGVFLAEVELKEAQMSFDRSEVKAPISGQVADLKFKAGSLVGANEELCEILGTNEMILKVKVLESDISLISLNQKAEVYPISSTETALTGKVTGINPKVDESGLVQVSITLGANKNLLPGMNARAVIRAPQNNSLVVPKDALVYRSGRAVVFTIENEESKWNYVEVGKDNGEEVEILEGIEPNSTVITSNNLQLAHQAPVQIVKE; translated from the coding sequence ATGAAAAACTTAAACGCACTATTTTTCTGTAGCCTCCTTGTTTTTATGAGTTCTTGTGAAAAAGAACAAGAGCAAGTCGAAGAAGCCCCTACTGAATCATTTAGAAACGAAGTAGCCGCCACTGAGGTAAATGTCGCAATGGCTGAGCTTAAGAGCTTTGATTACCTGATCCAAGCCACCGGTAAGCTGGAAGCTGGGGCTGAGGTCATGTCGGTGATCGAGCAGGCAGGGTATCTACTCGAAGTAAATGTACGGGAAGGTCAGTTTGTACAAAAAGGTGAATTGTTAGCTCGATTGGATGCTACCGAGTCTGAGTTTAGGTTGGAAAAAGCCAAAATAGCCTTGCGGAATGCCAATGCCGAGTATGAGTCTGCCAAAATGGGTTTTGCGGCATTATTTGCCTCTGAGAACAAAGAACAGCAGGAAGTGGTGGATGAGCAGCTCAAGGCAAAAAGTGGGGTTTTCCTCGCTGAAGTAGAGCTGAAGGAAGCCCAAATGAGTTTTGATAGGAGTGAAGTGAAAGCCCCTATTTCCGGGCAGGTGGCAGATTTGAAATTTAAAGCGGGGAGTCTGGTCGGAGCCAATGAGGAGCTCTGTGAAATACTGGGTACAAACGAGATGATTCTAAAGGTAAAAGTGCTGGAGTCCGATATCAGTTTGATCTCCCTGAATCAAAAAGCTGAAGTTTATCCTATTTCAAGCACCGAAACGGCCCTAACCGGAAAAGTCACCGGAATCAACCCGAAAGTAGATGAAAGTGGGCTGGTTCAAGTGTCCATTACATTGGGTGCCAACAAGAATTTGCTGCCTGGGATGAACGCAAGAGCAGTCATTCGAGCACCACAAAATAATAGCTTGGTGGTTCCAAAAGACGCTTTGGTTTATCGATCAGGAAGAGCAGTGGTCTTTACGATTGAAAATGAGGAATCGAAGTGGAACTATGTGGAAGTGGGAAAAGACAACGGGGAAGAAGTGGAAATACTAGAGGGGATTGAGCCAAACAGCACGGTGATCACTTCCAATAACCTTCAGCTTGCACATCAGGCGCCGGTTCAAATTGTAAAGGAATAA
- a CDS encoding alpha/beta fold hydrolase, producing MPFLEVNETRLYYEDTELGDEVIVFSHGLLWSQHMFREQVEFLKTRFRVIAYDHRGQGQSQVKQPFDMDTLTEDAVELIRSLTDKPVHFAGLSMGGFIGMRLAARHPELIKSLILMETSANAEPVENLPKYTTLTKIVKWFGVLPLVANKVMPIMFAESWLHDPLNRDKVDYWKKQLRLNAKTIVGPVEGVIRRKGIEDELAMIKCPTLIIVGDEDVATRPEKSKFIQMGIRHARLHVIPGAGHSSCIEKPKAINHLLGDWLIEKS from the coding sequence ATGCCATTTTTAGAAGTTAATGAGACTAGATTGTATTACGAGGACACTGAGCTGGGTGATGAGGTGATCGTTTTTTCCCATGGATTACTGTGGAGTCAGCACATGTTTCGGGAGCAGGTAGAATTCCTCAAGACCCGTTTTAGGGTAATCGCTTACGATCATCGAGGACAGGGTCAAAGCCAAGTGAAGCAACCGTTCGATATGGATACCCTTACCGAAGATGCCGTGGAGTTGATCCGGTCACTTACCGATAAACCGGTACACTTTGCAGGGCTTTCCATGGGGGGCTTTATTGGGATGAGATTGGCGGCCCGGCATCCGGAATTAATCAAAAGCCTAATTTTAATGGAAACATCAGCCAATGCTGAGCCAGTGGAAAATCTTCCTAAATATACTACGCTGACAAAAATCGTGAAGTGGTTTGGTGTACTGCCCTTGGTGGCCAATAAAGTGATGCCAATCATGTTTGCAGAGAGCTGGCTCCATGATCCTTTAAACCGGGATAAGGTGGATTATTGGAAGAAACAGCTTCGGTTGAATGCCAAAACAATAGTAGGTCCAGTAGAAGGAGTCATCCGGAGAAAAGGAATTGAAGATGAGCTGGCTATGATTAAGTGCCCTACCTTGATCATAGTTGGTGATGAAGATGTAGCCACTCGTCCAGAAAAATCCAAATTTATACAGATGGGGATACGGCATGCCAGATTGCATGTAATCCCTGGAGCTGGTCATAGCAGTTGCATAGAAAAGCCAAAAGCTATCAATCACCTGCTTGGCGACTGGCTAATAGAGAAGAGTTGA
- a CDS encoding AAA family ATPase, which produces MIPIRLDIQGLYSYKEKQTIEFDKLTAAGLFGIFGAVGSGKSSILEAILLALYGSTERLSDRGEKNSMVNLQSDLLLLNFEFSSGRNNAKTYLARYSAKRNSKNFDDIKPAERSFYEKVDGNWEPISSSAEEIIGMKKEHFKQTVIIPQGKFREFIDQKPLDQAKMMKELFGLERFDLQDKTRTLLKTVKEQKIRLETQSQGLEEFSEQLLTEKQSQFKELKKQATEASQKLKTAEAKLRLQEDLRSKNLQLLKFRKERESLNLQRPEIEKQRQLHSEFIKAKTHLRPVWEQIRDTKAELEKYKVSVIDCERFKIELAKVVADLEKEEVELKKKNQERPHREAKIRDLKKVIEIQNLETQRVVANDKLQDLQPTIERRKQTQKTLEAKIAELETEAEKISSTDSSFLANLLSWAKDWKNLENQLDKLQAEETEITTEVERINQKLETLQSTIPANLGSLENWESTQKSAIQELEKQRDGVIQKQGLAAHVHLLHQGEPCPLCGAMDHPNPLEGDGAVDLGEITQQIKSAKLLLEQIQTSKSTQSELRFHLENHQKNSAAKKKDLQQLRENLSSIKTTLAKEGIGSHAELLTKIQAIEHSSQSREKLIQEVKTLRKNWDAERVSIEKSEKELQQAQLKLQSVLSSISAKKEEIRDMAFCKQFFTKESSQIQAAIDKVEKDIEEALQSLEGKQKHLREKRSVSDKNLADLANFTQLRDQRTEKLELLSLKYNELKVQHGFLDEERLIQLFQHSIDAEKVAKDIADFDRKYDIAENRIQELEAEAGVADFLEQAFQELFSSFENLKINAETCQNQVLLLDQEIQEAISKLAEKKNIQANFAKLETRESYLKELDNLFRGSGFVKFVSSIYLKELCNTANVRFMKLCKNRLSLEIDDNNTFWVIDYLNGGKKRLLKTLSGGQTFQASLCLALALAEKVKALNQADQSFFFMDEGFGALDKNALRVVFETLKSLRHENRIVGIISHVEDLQQEIGVFANVELDPELGSQVSYSF; this is translated from the coding sequence ATGATTCCTATTAGACTTGACATTCAGGGATTGTATTCCTACAAGGAGAAGCAGACGATAGAATTTGATAAGCTTACAGCAGCCGGATTGTTTGGAATTTTTGGTGCGGTGGGCAGCGGAAAATCCTCGATTTTGGAAGCGATTCTTCTGGCACTCTATGGAAGCACCGAGCGGCTTTCCGACCGGGGAGAAAAGAACAGCATGGTCAATTTGCAGAGTGATTTACTGCTTTTGAATTTTGAGTTTAGCTCAGGACGAAATAATGCTAAAACCTACTTGGCTCGCTATTCAGCGAAAAGAAACTCAAAGAATTTTGATGATATCAAGCCCGCGGAGCGCTCATTTTATGAAAAGGTAGATGGAAATTGGGAACCAATTAGTTCTAGTGCTGAGGAAATTATCGGCATGAAAAAAGAGCATTTCAAGCAGACTGTGATCATTCCGCAGGGGAAATTCCGAGAATTTATCGATCAAAAACCGCTGGACCAGGCTAAGATGATGAAGGAGCTTTTTGGATTGGAGCGATTTGATCTTCAAGACAAAACTAGAACTCTTCTCAAAACAGTAAAAGAGCAAAAAATCCGTCTGGAAACGCAATCGCAGGGTTTGGAAGAGTTTTCTGAGCAACTGTTGACTGAAAAGCAAAGTCAGTTTAAGGAATTGAAAAAGCAGGCCACAGAAGCTTCGCAAAAGCTAAAAACCGCAGAAGCTAAACTCAGACTTCAAGAAGACCTACGAAGTAAAAATCTTCAATTGCTCAAGTTTAGGAAAGAACGAGAAAGCCTGAATTTACAGCGCCCCGAAATCGAAAAACAGCGGCAGCTTCACTCCGAATTTATCAAAGCTAAAACCCATCTTCGCCCAGTTTGGGAACAGATTCGGGACACAAAAGCCGAGCTGGAAAAGTACAAAGTAAGCGTAATTGACTGTGAGCGCTTCAAAATTGAGCTGGCCAAAGTAGTAGCTGACCTAGAAAAAGAAGAAGTAGAGCTCAAAAAGAAAAATCAGGAGCGCCCACATCGCGAAGCGAAAATCCGTGATTTGAAAAAAGTCATAGAAATCCAAAACCTGGAAACTCAGCGAGTAGTGGCCAATGATAAGCTGCAGGATTTACAGCCAACCATAGAAAGAAGAAAACAGACTCAAAAGACACTAGAAGCAAAAATCGCTGAGCTAGAAACAGAGGCAGAAAAGATTAGTTCTACGGATAGCTCCTTCCTAGCTAATTTACTCAGTTGGGCTAAAGACTGGAAAAACCTGGAAAATCAATTGGATAAACTTCAAGCTGAAGAGACCGAAATAACAACAGAAGTTGAGCGAATCAACCAAAAACTTGAGACCTTACAAAGCACTATTCCTGCTAATCTGGGCTCCCTGGAGAACTGGGAATCTACTCAGAAATCCGCCATTCAGGAACTGGAGAAACAACGGGATGGGGTGATACAAAAACAAGGCCTTGCCGCCCATGTTCACTTACTGCATCAGGGCGAACCTTGTCCACTTTGCGGAGCCATGGACCATCCAAATCCGCTTGAAGGTGATGGAGCTGTAGATTTAGGGGAAATAACCCAGCAAATAAAGAGTGCTAAGCTACTTCTTGAGCAGATACAAACTTCCAAATCCACACAAAGTGAATTGCGCTTTCATCTCGAAAATCATCAAAAAAACAGCGCTGCGAAAAAGAAGGACTTACAGCAATTGCGTGAAAACCTCAGTTCCATCAAAACCACTCTTGCCAAAGAAGGAATTGGTTCACATGCTGAATTATTGACGAAAATCCAGGCCATAGAACACAGTTCCCAAAGCCGGGAAAAACTCATCCAAGAAGTGAAAACGCTTCGCAAAAACTGGGATGCTGAGCGGGTTTCGATTGAGAAATCAGAAAAAGAACTGCAACAGGCCCAGCTCAAACTTCAATCAGTGCTTTCCAGTATTTCCGCAAAAAAAGAGGAAATCCGTGATATGGCTTTCTGCAAGCAGTTTTTTACCAAAGAATCCTCGCAGATACAAGCCGCCATTGACAAGGTGGAAAAAGACATTGAGGAGGCGCTTCAATCGCTCGAAGGAAAACAAAAACATCTTCGTGAAAAACGCAGCGTATCGGACAAGAACTTGGCAGATCTGGCCAATTTCACACAGCTACGAGACCAGCGTACGGAAAAGCTAGAGCTGCTTTCTTTAAAATACAATGAGTTAAAAGTTCAGCATGGATTCTTGGATGAGGAGCGACTGATCCAGCTTTTCCAACATTCCATAGATGCCGAAAAGGTAGCAAAAGACATTGCCGACTTTGACCGAAAGTATGACATTGCTGAAAATAGAATTCAGGAATTGGAAGCCGAAGCAGGAGTAGCGGATTTTCTGGAGCAAGCTTTTCAAGAGCTCTTTTCTTCCTTCGAAAATTTGAAAATCAATGCGGAGACCTGCCAAAACCAGGTACTATTGCTTGACCAAGAGATCCAGGAAGCCATCTCTAAACTAGCCGAGAAGAAAAATATTCAGGCAAATTTCGCCAAGCTGGAAACCCGGGAAAGTTACCTCAAGGAGCTGGACAACCTGTTCCGAGGCAGTGGCTTCGTGAAGTTTGTAAGTTCGATTTACCTGAAAGAGCTTTGTAATACAGCGAATGTTCGCTTTATGAAGCTCTGCAAAAATCGCCTAAGCTTGGAAATTGACGACAACAATACCTTCTGGGTTATTGACTACTTGAACGGCGGAAAAAAGCGCTTGCTTAAAACGCTTTCCGGAGGTCAGACTTTCCAAGCTTCCCTGTGTTTAGCATTGGCTTTGGCAGAGAAAGTAAAAGCTCTCAACCAAGCAGATCAAAGCTTTTTCTTCATGGATGAAGGTTTCGGAGCATTGGATAAAAATGCACTACGGGTGGTTTTTGAAACGCTCAAATCACTTCGCCACGAAAACCGGATCGTTGGTATCATCAGCCACGTGGAAGATCTTCAGCAGGAGATCGGTGTCTTTGCAAATGTAGAACTCGATCCTGAGCTAGGTTCTCAGGTAAGTTATTCCTTCTAG
- a CDS encoding ATP-binding protein, with protein MSYQRSEKNQIQKRLCDEPRMFIQVIYGPRQVGKTTMIRQIMKDADLPHTLVAADAVPATDRLWIAQQWENARMKQSAAPALPYMLVIDEVQKIDNWSEQVKAEWDKDTAEERDIRVVLLGSSRLMLQQGLTESLAGRFESTYLGHWSYKEMKDAFGLSPEEFIWYGGYPGAILLKEDEDRWKNYVRDALLETSISKDILMLTRVDKPALMKRLFEIGSSYSGQVLSFTKIMGQLADAGNTTTLANYLELLNEAGLLGGMEKYSPNLVRKRSSSPKFMVHNTAIMSGVSNETMETLREDHRAWGRWVESAVGAHLVNQAFKERELHIYYWREGNDEVDFVIEYKKRIIALEVKTSKVGGLAGLNSFATTYHPEKSLVIGTDGIPWEEFLQMDVLELYS; from the coding sequence ATGAGTTATCAGCGGTCAGAGAAAAATCAAATCCAAAAACGTCTCTGTGATGAGCCTAGAATGTTCATCCAGGTGATCTATGGCCCGCGTCAAGTAGGTAAGACTACCATGATTCGCCAGATTATGAAGGATGCGGATCTGCCGCATACCTTGGTGGCGGCTGATGCAGTACCTGCGACTGACAGGCTATGGATTGCCCAGCAATGGGAAAATGCGCGCATGAAGCAGAGTGCAGCTCCAGCACTGCCTTACATGCTGGTGATAGATGAGGTTCAGAAAATCGACAATTGGAGTGAGCAGGTCAAAGCCGAATGGGATAAGGATACTGCTGAGGAGCGGGATATTCGAGTGGTTTTATTGGGTTCGTCCCGACTGATGCTTCAGCAGGGATTGACAGAGTCGCTTGCCGGGAGGTTCGAATCTACCTATTTGGGACACTGGTCATACAAAGAAATGAAAGATGCCTTCGGCCTTTCGCCAGAGGAATTCATCTGGTATGGGGGATATCCCGGGGCGATTCTCCTCAAGGAAGATGAAGACCGATGGAAGAATTATGTTCGGGATGCGCTCCTGGAGACAAGTATTTCAAAGGATATACTCATGCTGACTCGTGTAGATAAACCAGCACTTATGAAGCGTCTCTTTGAGATTGGTTCATCCTATTCAGGTCAGGTGCTGAGCTTCACAAAGATCATGGGACAGCTCGCTGATGCGGGGAATACCACAACACTCGCCAATTACCTGGAGCTCTTGAATGAAGCTGGGTTGCTAGGAGGTATGGAAAAGTACAGTCCAAACTTGGTCAGGAAGCGCTCTTCCAGTCCCAAATTCATGGTGCACAATACGGCTATCATGTCTGGTGTTTCTAATGAAACTATGGAAACACTCCGTGAAGACCACCGCGCCTGGGGTCGCTGGGTAGAGTCGGCTGTGGGGGCACATTTGGTGAATCAAGCCTTCAAGGAGAGGGAGTTGCATATTTACTATTGGCGGGAAGGGAATGATGAAGTTGATTTCGTAATCGAGTACAAAAAGCGGATCATTGCCTTGGAAGTGAAGACCTCTAAGGTGGGCGGGTTGGCCGGTTTGAACTCTTTTGCCACTACTTACCATCCAGAAAAGTCACTGGTGATCGGTACGGATGGAATCCCCTGGGAGGAGTTTTTGCAGATGGATGTACTTGAGCTATATAGTTGA
- a CDS encoding septal ring lytic transglycosylase RlpA family protein, with the protein MWNWVLIVVAAILPEYAQPEMASDALLIQEGTASFYGRRFHLRKTSNGEIFHMDSLTAAHKTLPFNTRVKVTRVDNGESVWVRINDRLPRNSKRIIDLSRKAATDLGLLHDGITKVRIEVENLQEIHRLIEYYGEEPPATIRLRPVEDPIQIPEGELDLSIPPNF; encoded by the coding sequence ATGTGGAATTGGGTTCTTATTGTAGTGGCCGCTATCTTGCCAGAGTATGCGCAGCCAGAGATGGCCTCAGATGCGCTGCTGATCCAGGAGGGGACGGCTAGTTTTTATGGTCGGAGATTTCATCTTAGGAAGACTTCCAATGGGGAGATTTTTCATATGGACAGTCTTACAGCTGCCCACAAAACGTTGCCCTTCAACACCCGAGTAAAGGTCACCCGTGTGGATAACGGGGAATCGGTATGGGTGAGAATCAATGATCGACTGCCCAGAAATTCCAAACGCATCATAGACCTTTCAAGAAAAGCAGCTACAGACCTGGGCTTACTTCACGATGGTATTACCAAAGTGCGGATCGAAGTGGAAAATCTGCAAGAAATCCACCGGCTGATCGAATACTATGGAGAGGAACCACCGGCTACGATTCGCTTGAGACCTGTGGAGGATCCTATCCAAATTCCCGAGGGGGAACTCGACCTGTCTATTCCACCTAATTTTTAG
- a CDS encoding alpha/beta hydrolase codes for MPSLKTGGIPLSQAKKAAILIHGRGASAESILALKDYLSLGEYAVLAPEARGGTWYPYSFMAPDKANQVALKESLTIIKAAWDQISQAGIAPENVVLIGFSQGACLSLEFAAQNAQKPKAVIAFTGGLIGEKVQEEKYSGDFHGAQVFIGSSERDVHVPLSRIKESETLLSRMGASVKLLIFKDSNHTIRKEEIDWVNENIL; via the coding sequence ATGCCTAGTCTTAAAACGGGAGGAATTCCTCTTTCTCAAGCAAAAAAAGCTGCGATACTTATTCACGGTCGGGGGGCAAGTGCAGAAAGCATACTCGCTTTGAAGGATTATTTAAGTCTGGGTGAATATGCTGTTTTGGCCCCTGAAGCTAGGGGGGGTACCTGGTATCCCTACAGTTTCATGGCTCCAGATAAGGCAAATCAGGTGGCTTTGAAGGAGTCTCTGACTATAATCAAGGCAGCTTGGGATCAAATTTCTCAGGCAGGCATCGCACCTGAGAATGTGGTACTAATAGGTTTTTCCCAAGGGGCATGCCTCAGTCTGGAATTTGCTGCGCAAAATGCTCAGAAGCCAAAAGCAGTAATTGCATTTACTGGAGGATTGATCGGCGAAAAAGTTCAGGAGGAAAAATATTCTGGGGATTTCCACGGCGCACAAGTTTTTATTGGAAGCAGTGAAAGAGACGTTCATGTGCCTCTGTCCAGAATAAAGGAATCTGAAACCCTACTGAGCAGGATGGGCGCAAGCGTGAAATTATTAATCTTCAAAGACTCAAATCATACCATCCGCAAGGAGGAGATTGATTGGGTGAATGAAAATATATTATAA
- a CDS encoding MarR family winged helix-turn-helix transcriptional regulator, with translation MGSLEEAIKQKEFISPFNKLVVNLLYTHSYLVSAQNRLLKPFDLSPEQYNVLRILRGQNGVPTTVSSIQDRMLNKMSNASRLVEKLKAKGLVERRECPTDRRQVDILITEKGLQILEELQSHMEGFNNQVINLSKEEAVQMNELLDKLRG, from the coding sequence ATGGGAAGTCTAGAAGAAGCAATCAAACAGAAGGAATTTATAAGCCCTTTCAATAAGCTGGTGGTTAACTTGCTCTACACGCACAGTTATCTTGTATCAGCACAGAATAGACTTTTAAAACCTTTTGACCTTTCGCCTGAGCAGTACAATGTGCTGCGGATTTTGCGAGGACAAAACGGAGTTCCTACTACAGTTTCTTCTATTCAGGACAGAATGTTGAACAAAATGTCCAATGCCAGTAGGTTGGTAGAAAAATTAAAAGCAAAAGGCCTGGTAGAGCGCAGAGAATGCCCTACAGATCGGCGTCAAGTAGATATTTTGATTACTGAGAAAGGATTACAAATTCTGGAAGAGCTTCAGTCTCATATGGAAGGGTTTAATAATCAAGTAATTAATCTCAGTAAAGAAGAAGCTGTTCAAATGAATGAGCTACTGGATAAACTCCGGGGTTAA